In Zhaonella formicivorans, one DNA window encodes the following:
- a CDS encoding helix-turn-helix domain-containing protein, whose protein sequence is MLGEKIRRKRIEKNMSLKELAEKIELTASFLSQVERELAEPSITSLRKIAEALDVPIFYFLLDDEDHSPVVRKSQRKVLRFPQSHLTYELLSPDLNRQMEVLIARLDPGASSGDEASSHPGEECILVLEGKMEIKVGEETYYLEEGDSIYYFASIPHSLRNCGDGQLVFLSAITPPQF, encoded by the coding sequence ATGCTAGGTGAAAAAATCCGTAGGAAACGCATAGAAAAAAATATGAGTTTAAAAGAACTCGCTGAAAAAATAGAACTAACAGCAAGTTTTCTCAGTCAGGTTGAACGGGAACTGGCTGAACCTTCTATAACATCCCTGCGCAAGATTGCGGAAGCATTGGATGTGCCTATTTTTTATTTCCTGCTGGATGACGAAGACCACAGCCCGGTGGTTAGAAAAAGTCAAAGGAAGGTTTTGCGTTTTCCGCAGTCCCACCTTACTTATGAACTGTTGTCGCCTGATTTGAACAGGCAAATGGAAGTGCTTATCGCTAGGCTGGACCCCGGGGCATCCAGTGGTGACGAGGCTTCCTCCCACCCTGGAGAGGAGTGCATCTTGGTATTAGAAGGTAAAATGGAAATCAAGGTAGGTGAGGAAACTTATTACTTGGAGGAAGGGGATAGTATTTACTATTTTGCTTCAATACCGCATTCTTTAAGAAACTGTGGTGATGGCCAGTTAGTGTTTTTGTCAGCGATAACACCGCCTCAATTTTAG
- a CDS encoding pyridoxal-phosphate dependent enzyme, whose protein sequence is MAKWKLIDLTIHEETLEKTVQRARERNIIIPTIEQMKNPEKIPAKIKEQLKSIGLWDINPLNLFRITWKNEPVKEGGLYNSLPNYIEIPPEISGVNARIFALSGKWFPIGAHKVGASFACLVPRLVTGQFDPTFHQAVWPSTGNYCRGGAYNSSLLACQSIAILPENMSKERFEWLKKVAGEVIATPGCESNVKEIYDKTWELRRTRDNVMIFNQFGELGNHLWHYEVTGHAMEDVLKAEMGPNDRLAGVCLTSGSAGTLGSGDYLKDVYPNSKIAVGEALQCPTLLNNGFGDHRIEGIGDKHVPWIHNVKNTDMVIAIDDNDSLGLFRLFNEPAGHEYLREQGVSEELIAKLPWVGISGAANILCAIKFAKYYELTKNDVVITVLTDSAEMYQSRLEEMREAKGGKYEKFDAAIDHAKHVQAVRTDSMQELTYQDRKRIHNLKYYTWIEQQMYDLDELNAQWYDYDNYWGELHKMAPELDKLIKQFNDRTGLLKGLE, encoded by the coding sequence ATGGCAAAATGGAAGTTAATAGACTTGACTATCCATGAAGAAACTCTAGAAAAAACTGTACAGCGTGCTAGGGAAAGAAACATCATTATTCCCACAATTGAGCAAATGAAGAATCCCGAAAAGATCCCTGCTAAGATCAAAGAACAATTAAAAAGCATTGGGCTATGGGATATCAATCCTTTAAACTTATTTAGAATTACCTGGAAAAACGAACCCGTTAAAGAAGGTGGGCTTTACAACTCTCTTCCTAACTATATCGAAATACCTCCCGAAATATCCGGTGTTAATGCGAGAATCTTTGCACTTTCCGGCAAATGGTTCCCTATTGGCGCCCATAAAGTTGGTGCAAGTTTTGCATGTTTAGTCCCGCGGCTTGTTACCGGACAATTCGATCCTACTTTCCACCAGGCTGTATGGCCTTCAACCGGTAACTACTGCCGTGGCGGAGCATATAACTCCTCGTTATTAGCTTGCCAGTCAATCGCTATCCTACCTGAAAACATGAGCAAAGAGCGCTTCGAGTGGCTGAAGAAAGTTGCAGGAGAAGTCATTGCTACTCCGGGATGTGAAAGTAACGTCAAAGAGATCTACGATAAGACTTGGGAATTGAGAAGAACCAGAGATAACGTTATGATTTTCAACCAATTTGGTGAATTGGGCAACCACCTCTGGCACTACGAAGTTACAGGCCATGCTATGGAAGATGTTCTTAAGGCAGAAATGGGTCCCAATGACAGACTGGCAGGCGTGTGCTTAACTTCGGGCTCTGCCGGTACCCTGGGCAGTGGAGACTACCTGAAGGATGTCTATCCGAACAGCAAGATTGCCGTGGGCGAGGCATTACAGTGCCCCACACTCTTAAATAACGGTTTTGGCGATCACAGGATTGAAGGTATTGGCGATAAGCACGTACCCTGGATTCATAACGTAAAGAATACAGATATGGTTATTGCCATTGATGATAACGACAGTTTAGGCTTATTCCGCCTGTTCAACGAGCCTGCCGGCCACGAATACCTCAGAGAACAAGGGGTTTCTGAAGAATTAATTGCTAAGCTTCCGTGGGTAGGTATTTCCGGCGCTGCCAACATCTTGTGTGCCATTAAGTTTGCCAAGTACTATGAATTGACCAAGAACGATGTAGTTATTACTGTGCTGACAGATTCCGCCGAGATGTATCAATCCAGATTGGAAGAAATGAGAGAGGCAAAAGGCGGCAAATATGAGAAATTTGATGCTGCTATTGACCATGCTAAACACGTTCAGGCGGTCAGAACCGATTCAATGCAAGAATTAACTTACCAAGACAGGAAACGTATTCATAACCTGAAATACTACACTTGGATTGAACAGCAGATGTATGATCTTGATGAGTTGAATGCCCAGTGGTACGATTATGACAATTACTGGGGTGAGCTGCATAAGATGGCCCCGGAACTTGACAAGTTAATTAAGCAATTTAACGACAGAACAGGATTGCTTAAAGGTTTAGAGTAA
- the sdaAB gene encoding L-serine ammonia-lyase, iron-sulfur-dependent subunit beta → MTLDVFDIIGPIMIGPSSSHTAGAVRLGRLAQAVFGEIPEQVDIFLHGSFAKTYKGHGTDVALVAGLLGLDTDDAGIASALELAKVRGLTVSFIPADLGAVHPNTAKLVMRKQGRKREVLGSSIGGGNIVVTQIDEFTVDLRGDFYTIIATYLDRPGMVAKVSALLAKGRVNIAQMKVSRVDKGAQALMVVEIDNQVPDEIAEEIRGLEGIQSLLKIKPI, encoded by the coding sequence ATGACGTTGGACGTTTTTGATATTATTGGCCCCATCATGATTGGGCCGTCCAGTTCCCATACTGCCGGGGCAGTGCGTTTAGGCAGGCTTGCTCAAGCAGTTTTCGGGGAAATACCGGAACAAGTTGATATTTTCCTGCACGGATCTTTTGCAAAGACTTACAAGGGCCACGGTACAGACGTGGCCCTTGTAGCAGGTCTTTTGGGTTTAGATACTGACGATGCGGGAATTGCTTCAGCCCTTGAGTTGGCAAAAGTTCGGGGTTTGACTGTTAGTTTTATTCCTGCTGATTTGGGGGCTGTCCACCCTAATACTGCCAAGCTGGTTATGCGCAAACAGGGCAGAAAAAGGGAGGTTTTGGGCTCCTCCATTGGCGGCGGTAACATTGTGGTAACTCAAATTGACGAATTTACTGTTGATTTGCGGGGCGATTTTTACACTATTATTGCTACTTATCTTGACCGCCCAGGCATGGTTGCCAAAGTTTCCGCACTTTTGGCCAAAGGCAGGGTAAACATTGCCCAAATGAAAGTATCCAGGGTTGATAAAGGCGCCCAAGCCCTGATGGTGGTAGAAATTGATAATCAGGTGCCCGATGAAATAGCAGAGGAAATACGAGGGTTGGAAGGTATACAGAGTTTGTTGAAGATTAAACCTATCTAG
- the sdaAA gene encoding L-serine ammonia-lyase, iron-sulfur-dependent, subunit alpha: protein MEAMFYKTVAELVKTAEQRKCPISTIVLENQVENTELTLDELLKQMDKNWSVMVEAMERGLNEEVRSVSGLTGGDAKKLYQAHLSGSSPLSGGPVMETVARALAVAEVNAAMGRIVAAPTAGSCGVVPAVVYTVANLRGNSRSDIVKALFTAAGFGMIIAYNASISGAEGGCQAECGSASCMAAAAAVELAGGTPVQAAHAGAIALKNVLGLVCDPVAGLVEVPCIKRNAMAAANAMVAADLALSGIESRIPIDEVIGAMKEIGKSMPATLKETACGGLANTPTARLLERQLFEAYEE, encoded by the coding sequence CTGGAAGCGATGTTCTATAAAACCGTGGCGGAACTAGTGAAAACAGCTGAACAAAGAAAGTGTCCCATTTCAACCATTGTACTGGAGAATCAAGTAGAAAACACGGAACTGACCTTAGATGAACTGCTGAAACAGATGGATAAAAACTGGTCAGTTATGGTTGAAGCTATGGAGCGGGGACTAAATGAAGAGGTGCGCTCCGTCAGCGGGTTGACCGGTGGTGACGCCAAAAAACTGTATCAGGCGCATTTAAGTGGTTCCAGTCCCCTTAGCGGTGGTCCTGTTATGGAGACGGTAGCCAGGGCTTTGGCTGTGGCGGAAGTGAATGCTGCCATGGGCAGAATCGTGGCTGCCCCTACAGCAGGTTCTTGCGGTGTAGTGCCGGCCGTTGTTTATACTGTTGCCAATTTAAGAGGCAATTCCCGTTCTGACATAGTGAAAGCGCTTTTTACTGCTGCGGGATTTGGCATGATTATCGCTTACAATGCCTCAATTTCGGGAGCAGAGGGTGGCTGCCAGGCAGAATGTGGTTCGGCATCCTGTATGGCGGCTGCGGCCGCGGTGGAATTGGCCGGCGGAACTCCGGTTCAGGCTGCCCATGCCGGAGCTATTGCTTTAAAAAATGTTTTAGGTCTTGTATGCGATCCGGTTGCTGGTTTGGTAGAAGTCCCGTGCATCAAGCGCAATGCCATGGCAGCTGCCAACGCTATGGTTGCCGCCGATTTGGCGTTATCCGGCATTGAGAGCCGGATACCTATAGATGAGGTAATTGGCGCTATGAAGGAGATCGGAAAATCCATGCCGGCAACTTTAAAGGAAACAGCTTGCGGGGGATTAGCCAATACACCTACGGCAAGACTTTTGGAAAGGCAGCTCTTTGAAGCTTACGAGGAGTAA
- the yqeC gene encoding selenium cofactor biosynthesis protein YqeC, translated as MNISEVLDLDKYRVITLVGAGGKTSTLLAMAHEVQEKGIKTIITTTTKMAGDEVAGFKLILHNSLEKLSSGLAAGLHQAGAVVVGRGMSAEGKLLGIAPEWVSVLSDYSPDCIFLIEGDGAARKPFKAPGNNEPVVPDRTNLLIGLVGVDAIGLSLTEDNIHRAHRVSSLTGLPLGADLTVQAIAEVMMHRHGYKKNLPPHAEYLAVINKVDTFRELRQARELAAALLAAGCPKVIIAAMQQKFKVREVLTR; from the coding sequence ATGAATATTTCAGAAGTTTTGGATTTAGATAAATATAGGGTGATAACGCTGGTTGGGGCAGGGGGGAAGACCTCCACGCTGCTGGCGATGGCCCATGAAGTACAAGAAAAGGGTATTAAAACAATTATTACAACCACAACTAAAATGGCTGGCGATGAGGTCGCCGGCTTTAAGCTGATTTTGCACAATTCACTGGAAAAGCTGAGCTCCGGTTTGGCAGCTGGCCTCCATCAAGCGGGCGCTGTTGTTGTTGGCCGTGGGATGAGTGCTGAAGGGAAACTGCTGGGGATTGCGCCTGAGTGGGTAAGCGTCTTGAGTGATTACTCCCCAGACTGCATTTTTCTGATTGAGGGGGACGGTGCTGCCAGAAAACCCTTTAAAGCTCCCGGTAATAATGAGCCGGTTGTTCCTGACCGCACTAATCTGTTAATTGGGTTAGTGGGTGTGGATGCAATCGGCTTGTCATTAACTGAGGATAATATCCATCGGGCACACCGAGTCAGCAGTTTAACAGGTCTGCCCCTGGGTGCTGATTTAACCGTACAGGCTATTGCCGAGGTAATGATGCATCGCCATGGGTATAAAAAAAATCTGCCTCCCCACGCAGAGTACCTGGCCGTAATTAATAAAGTAGACACTTTCAGGGAGCTGCGGCAAGCAAGGGAATTGGCTGCTGCGCTTTTAGCAGCAGGATGCCCGAAAGTAATCATAGCAGCTATGCAGCAAAAATTTAAAGTCCGGGAGGTGCTGACCCGGTGA
- the mocA gene encoding molybdenum cofactor cytidylyltransferase, whose amino-acid sequence MKIAVVILAAGKASRMGRTKQLLPWGESTLLGSTIDLYTGAKVDEVIVVVGHCAAEIRAALKDKAVRWVENKAYEQGMSTSLKAGIEALNDGVSAVLLALGDLPLLKKETIRCMLKIYKNNNCKIVIPYYHNKRGNPVLISRELFPELLAIQGDQGAREVIKKYESQVYKLPVDDPGILQDVDTWEDYKRLLAQSHQP is encoded by the coding sequence GTGAAAATTGCAGTTGTAATTCTTGCTGCAGGCAAAGCTTCCCGCATGGGCAGGACCAAGCAGCTTCTACCCTGGGGTGAAAGCACATTGCTGGGCAGTACTATAGATTTATACACCGGAGCAAAGGTTGATGAAGTTATAGTAGTGGTCGGACATTGTGCTGCTGAAATCAGGGCTGCCTTAAAAGATAAAGCTGTTCGCTGGGTAGAAAACAAAGCATATGAACAGGGTATGTCCACCTCCCTGAAAGCAGGTATAGAGGCTTTAAATGATGGTGTTTCAGCAGTTTTACTGGCCTTGGGGGATTTGCCGTTATTGAAAAAGGAAACCATTAGGTGTATGCTTAAAATATATAAAAATAATAATTGTAAAATAGTTATTCCTTATTATCACAATAAGAGGGGTAATCCTGTTTTAATTTCCAGGGAATTATTTCCGGAGCTTTTAGCTATCCAAGGGGATCAGGGGGCCAGGGAAGTAATAAAAAAATACGAAAGCCAGGTCTATAAACTCCCCGTAGATGATCCCGGCATCCTGCAGGATGTTGATACTTGGGAAGATTATAAAAGGCTGTTAGCTCAAAGCCATCAGCCATGA
- the yqeB gene encoding selenium-dependent molybdenum cofactor biosynthesis protein YqeB has translation MNQILVLIKGAGDLATGVAHRLFRAGFRVLMTELAQPTVIRRTVSFAEAIYTGENNVEGISARVATEDNWQEVLAQAKVPVLVDPEAKIIGQAKPEVVIDAIIAKKNLGTNPRLAPVVIALGPGFSAPEDAHAVIETQRGHDLGRVIYRGQALPNTGVPGEIGGKSWERVLRAPRDGVFQSQAQIGDFVQAGQVVGHVEGVPVSSLLTGYLRGILRDGLEVHEGMKIGDVDPRAEKSHCFTISDKARALGGAVLEAMLYLLRQQGVL, from the coding sequence TTGAACCAAATATTAGTACTAATCAAGGGGGCCGGCGATTTGGCCACGGGTGTGGCGCACCGCTTGTTCAGGGCTGGATTTCGGGTCTTAATGACCGAATTGGCACAGCCTACGGTAATTCGCCGCACTGTATCCTTTGCTGAAGCCATCTATACCGGTGAGAATAATGTTGAAGGGATAAGTGCAAGAGTAGCGACAGAAGATAATTGGCAAGAAGTGCTGGCACAGGCCAAAGTTCCGGTTTTGGTTGACCCTGAGGCTAAAATTATTGGACAGGCTAAACCGGAAGTGGTGATAGATGCGATCATTGCGAAAAAAAACCTTGGTACTAACCCACGGTTGGCGCCGGTTGTCATAGCTCTAGGCCCTGGATTTTCCGCCCCGGAAGATGCCCATGCCGTTATTGAAACCCAGCGGGGCCACGATTTAGGAAGGGTGATCTACCGGGGACAGGCCCTGCCTAACACAGGTGTTCCCGGCGAAATCGGAGGTAAAAGCTGGGAAAGGGTGTTACGCGCTCCCAGGGACGGTGTGTTTCAAAGTCAGGCGCAAATTGGTGATTTTGTACAGGCGGGCCAAGTAGTAGGACATGTGGAAGGGGTGCCTGTATCATCCTTACTAACGGGGTACTTACGTGGCATCCTGCGTGACGGTCTGGAGGTCCACGAGGGAATGAAAATAGGTGATGTAGATCCCCGAGCCGAAAAGTCTCACTGCTTTACTATTTCCGATAAGGCCAGAGCTCTTGGAGGAGCGGTTTTGGAGGCTATGCTATATCTCCTTCGCCAACAAGGAGTGTTATGA
- a CDS encoding XdhC family protein → MDKKVLDAIIELVSEETPAVLATIIKVTGSVPRHEGAKMLVFPEGRVVGTIGGGCGEAEVRREALIVLDTNQPRSYSVYLNSDLAADEGMVCGGIMEVFLEPVGEKLIFQKARECLEASRPAVLVTALEQRARKALYDVNGKLLAGEEQPGITADKLKTVFAAGRASSEDFPGLGRVLLEPVLPVEKLLILGAGHVAQPVALMGKWLDFHVTVIDDRPDFANQVRYPGVDEVICADFVSAIRQYGIDPNTYIVIVTRGHQYDEACLREVLGSSAKYLGMIGSRRRVKLLLNKLKEEGFPAEDLDKVKSPIGLNIGAETPAEIAVSILAEIIAVRRGRDSCQPPAVSCQPKQ, encoded by the coding sequence ATGGATAAAAAAGTGCTTGATGCCATAATTGAATTAGTTAGTGAGGAAACCCCTGCGGTATTGGCTACCATCATAAAAGTAACAGGTTCTGTTCCTCGGCACGAGGGCGCTAAAATGCTGGTTTTCCCCGAAGGCAGGGTAGTTGGGACGATTGGCGGCGGTTGTGGAGAGGCTGAGGTCCGCAGGGAAGCGCTCATTGTATTGGATACTAACCAGCCCAGAAGTTACTCGGTCTACTTAAACAGCGATTTGGCTGCTGATGAAGGTATGGTTTGTGGCGGGATAATGGAAGTTTTTTTGGAACCGGTAGGAGAAAAACTTATCTTTCAAAAAGCCCGAGAGTGTTTGGAAGCTTCCCGCCCTGCTGTGTTAGTAACAGCTTTAGAACAGCGTGCGCGCAAGGCCCTTTATGACGTGAACGGGAAACTGCTGGCAGGCGAAGAGCAACCGGGCATAACAGCAGATAAATTAAAAACCGTTTTTGCTGCGGGTCGCGCTTCTTCCGAAGATTTTCCGGGTTTGGGGCGCGTGCTGCTGGAGCCGGTTCTACCTGTAGAAAAGCTGTTAATCTTAGGAGCAGGGCATGTTGCCCAGCCGGTGGCTCTAATGGGCAAATGGCTGGATTTTCATGTTACCGTTATTGATGACCGGCCTGACTTTGCCAATCAGGTCCGTTATCCCGGGGTGGATGAAGTTATCTGCGCCGATTTTGTAAGCGCTATCCGCCAGTATGGCATTGATCCAAATACATACATAGTTATTGTTACGAGAGGACATCAATACGATGAAGCCTGCCTGCGGGAGGTATTGGGCAGTTCCGCCAAGTACCTGGGGATGATTGGCAGCAGGAGAAGGGTCAAGCTGTTATTAAATAAACTTAAGGAGGAAGGATTCCCTGCGGAGGACCTAGATAAAGTAAAAAGCCCGATTGGTTTAAATATCGGGGCAGAAACACCTGCTGAAATTGCTGTCAGTATCTTGGCGGAAATTATAGCTGTGCGCAGAGGCCGGGATAGCTGTCAGCCACCAGCCGTCAGCTGTCAGCCAAAACAATAG